The Aptenodytes patagonicus chromosome 10, bAptPat1.pri.cur, whole genome shotgun sequence genome includes a region encoding these proteins:
- the ATOSA gene encoding atos homolog protein A isoform X2, protein MKPERDTLDEYFEYEAEEFLVSLALLITEGRTPEYSIKGRTEGFHCPPAQSSQPPTTKHECSDKLAQCRQARRTRSEVMLLWKNNIPIMVEVMLLPDCCYSDEGPTTEGNDLNDPAIKQDALLLERWILEPVPRQSGDRFIEEKTLLLAVRSFVFFSQLSAWLSVSHGAVPRNILYRVSAADVDLQWTFSQTPTEHVFPVPNVSHNVALRVSVQSLPRQSNYPVLTCSIHTNLSFYEKRMQERKLHQHNDSSAAQQCSTSSPQRFCGKQTWTMTPEGLLNGKKTPEFTTSIRNLKLYPSTGLGSDFGASQSKVQCYNATADNKTQSHETPVRTFKSFSLVDSRVSNSHCSHQPTGETNPLIGSLLQERQEVIARIAQHLIHCDPATSPVVAGRPFNIHENSSATQKAFRSTYEDENLPRKGKETSPVSIANLDNAIQEDGGEGKTRAIPEMPLLDARVPVNHCGRQSAGESNPLIDSLLQERQEVIARIAQHLIHCDPATSHVTGRPFKVHETSPVTSKIFRSTYEDENLLKKGKEPSSFSFAKSDFSLLEDSSKSKTKTPDTPISPSRFDGELKASLKLQARRKLVLTKPNEAVRNAFHQTSNKTSHAFTNIHTSSSSCIKENKSELPDKLETIHSGYAQKDQITNRIKQYSNFSSIDEQICTNKLKERTVVSENNGTDSFNNLQIEKCRILEGTKKATVMQVSDSLHKNELKCLDKDSKKPNIYEQNTQLISIENYLNKDHDSFKNKTKQDKTKTAHDENEDPIGLDFQSTSQKKPTEDGVVKCERLKNPDVQKAPSLKHTNIWRKHNFRSLDGTSTKAFHPRTGLPLLSSPVPQRKTQSGCFDLDSSLLQLKCLSARSPQQCINRDSDPESHGKPFLSSSAPPVTSLSLLGNFEESVLNFRLDPLGVVEGFTAEVGASGVFCPTHMTLPVEVSFYSVSDDNAPSPYMGVITLESLGKRGYRVPPSGTIQVTLFNPNKTVVKMFVVIYDLREMPANHQTFLRQRTFSVPVRREIKRTVNKENSQQTEERLLRYLIHLRFQSSKSGKIYLHRDVRLLFSRKSMEVDSGAAYELKSYTESPTNPQFSPRC, encoded by the exons ATACTTTGGATGAATACTTTGAGTATGAAGCTGAGGAGTTCCTGGTctccttggccttgttgatcacCGAAGGTCGAACGCCCGAGTATTCGATCAAGGGCAGAACAGAGGGCTTTCATTGCCCACCGGCACAATCAAGTCAGCCACCAACAACTAAGCATGAATGCAGCGACAAACTGGCTCAG tGTCGTCAAGCCAGGCGAACCAGATCTGAGGTTATGCTACTGTGGAAGAACAATATTCCAATCATGGTAGAAGTGATGCTACTTCCAGACTGTTGCTATAGCGATGAAGGGCCCACGACCGAGGGGAATGATTTAAATGATCCTGCAATCAAACAAGACGCATTGCTATTAGAAAGGTGGATTTTGGAGCCAGTTCCTCGACA GAGCGGAGATCGATTTATTGAAGAGAAGACCCTTTTATTGGCTGTTcgctcttttgttttcttctctcagctAAGCGCGTGGCTGAGTGTTTCACATGGTGCTGTTCCCCGAAACATTCTATACAG GGTGAGCGCTGCAGATGTGGACTTGCAATGGACGTTCTCCCAGACACCAACTGAGCATGTCTTTCCTGTTCCTAATGTTTCTCACAATGTGGCCTTGAGAGTCAGTGTCCAGTCCTTGCCCAGACAATCGAACTACCCAGTTTTGACCTGTAGTATTCACACCAACCTTAGCTTTTACGAAAAGCGAATGCAAGAGCGTAAGTTACATCAGCATAACGATTCCAgtgcagcgcagcaatgcagtaCGTCCAGTCCGCAGCGCTTCTGTGGGAAACAGACTTGGACAATGACACCTGAAGGCCTACTTAATGGAAAAAAGACGCCTGAATTTACTACATCTATCAGAAATTTAAAACTTTATCCATCTACCGGACTTGGATCTGACTTTGGGGCATCGCAGTCTAAAGTTCAGTGCTATAATGCTACAGCAGACAATAAGACACAATCTCATGAAACACCTGTCAGAACTTTTAAATCCTTTTCTCTAGTTGATTCCCGTGTTTCAAATAGTCATTGCTCTCATCAGCCCACAGGAGAAACCAATCCTTTAATAGGCTCTTTGCTTCAAGAGCGACAAGAAGTCATTGCAAGGATTGCTCAGCACTTGATTCACTGTGATCCAGCTACTTCACCAGTTGTAGCTGGACGTCCATTCAACATACATGAAAACAGCTCAGCTACACAGAAAGCTTTTCGGAGTACTTACGAAGACGAAAACTTgccaaggaaaggcaaggaaaccTCCCCTGTTTCTATTGCCAACTTAGACAATGCAATACAAGAAGATGGTGGTGAAGGCAAAACTAGAGCAATACCAGAGATGCCACTGCTCGATGCCCGTGTTCCAGTGAACCACTGTGGCCGTCAGTCGGCAGGAGAGAGTAATCCCCTGATCGATTCTCTGCTCCAGGAGCGGCAGGAGGTGATAGCAAGGATTGCCCAGCACTTGATTCATTGTGATCCAGCTACTTCTCATGTTACTGGACGTCCATTCAAAGTGCATGAGACTAGCCCAGTTACTTCAAAAATTTTCCGAAGTACATACGAAGATGAAAATTTGCTGAAGAAAGGCAAGGAACCGTcgtctttttcttttgctaaatcCGATTTTTCTTTGTTAGAAGACAGCAGTAAATCAAAGACGAAGACACCTGATACTCCTATCAGCCCTTCAAGATTCGATGGAGAATTGAAGGCTTCTCTGAAACTCCAAGCAAGAAGAAAATTGGTTTTAACAAAACCCAATGAAGCTGTCCGAAATGCATTTCATCAGACTTCAAATAAAACTTCTCATGCATTTACTAACATTCACACGTCATCATCATCgtgtattaaagaaaataaatctgaattgcCAGATAAATTGGAAACCATACATTCTGGTTATGCACAGAAAGACCAGATAACCAATAGAATTAAACAGTATTCAAATTTCAGCAGCATTGATGAACAGATTTGCACAAATAAACTTAAAGAAAGAACAGTTGTTAGCGAGAACAACGGCACGGACAGTTTTAACAATTTACAGATAGAAAAATGCAGAATACTTGAAGGTACAAAAAAAGCAACTGTGATGCAGGTATCTGACTCTTTGCACAAAAATGAGCTCAAGTGTTTAGATAAAGactcaaaaaaaccaaatatttatgAGCAAAATACTCAGCTTATTAgtattgaaaattatttaaataaagaccATGacagtttcaaaaacaaaaccaaacaagataAAACGAAAACTGCACATGATGAGAATGAAGACCCAATAGGCCTTGATTTCCAAAGCACTTCTCAGAAGAAACCTACAGAAGATGGCGTGGTTAAGTGTGAGCGGCTGAAGAACCCAGATGTGCAG AAGGCACCGTCTCTAAAACACACAAATATATGGCGGAAACATAATTTTCGATCCTTGGATGGAACTTCAACCAAGGCTTTTCATCCCAGAACTGGATTGCCTCTGCTTTCAAGTCCC GTTCCtcaaagaaaaacacagtctGGGTGCTTTGATCTGGATTCATCACTGCTGCAGCTGAAATGTCTGTCTGCAAGAAG cccaCAACAGTGTATAAACAGAGACAGTGATCCGGAGAGCCATGGGAAACCTTTTCTAAGTTCTAGTGCTCCACCAGTAACGAGTCTTAGCCTTCTGGGAAACTTCGAG GAGTCTGTCCTGAATTTTCGCTTAGACCCGCTCGGCGTCGTGGAGGGTTTCACAGCAGAAGTGGGAGCAAGCGGAGTCTTTTGTCCCACGCACATGACTCTGCCAGTTGAAGTGTCATTCTACAGCGTTTCCGATGATAACGCGCCCTCTCCTTACATG ggtgTAATTACTTTAGAGTCCCTTGGTAAAAGGGGTTATCGGGTACCGCCTTCAGGAACAATACAAGTG ACCTTATTTAACCCTAACAAAACTGTGGTGAAGATGTTTGTGGTGATCTATGATTTGAGAGAAATGCCAGCTAATCATCAAACATTCCTACGGCAAAGAactttttctgttcctgtgaGACGAGAAATCAAGAGAACTGTCAATAAAGAAAATAGTCAACAGACTGAAGAAAGGCTACTACGCTACCTCATACATCTGAG GTTCCAGAGTTCTAAATCTGGAAAGATCTACCTCCACAGAGATGTAAGGCTCCTATTCTCTCGGAAATCCATGGAAGTTGACAGCGGCGCTGCATATGAACTCAAATCTTACACTGAATCTCCAACAAATCCTCAGTTTTCACCAAGATGCTAG
- the ATOSA gene encoding atos homolog protein A isoform X1, whose product MLDAVSHYGGSDCEPSLDTLDEYFEYEAEEFLVSLALLITEGRTPEYSIKGRTEGFHCPPAQSSQPPTTKHECSDKLAQCRQARRTRSEVMLLWKNNIPIMVEVMLLPDCCYSDEGPTTEGNDLNDPAIKQDALLLERWILEPVPRQSGDRFIEEKTLLLAVRSFVFFSQLSAWLSVSHGAVPRNILYRVSAADVDLQWTFSQTPTEHVFPVPNVSHNVALRVSVQSLPRQSNYPVLTCSIHTNLSFYEKRMQERKLHQHNDSSAAQQCSTSSPQRFCGKQTWTMTPEGLLNGKKTPEFTTSIRNLKLYPSTGLGSDFGASQSKVQCYNATADNKTQSHETPVRTFKSFSLVDSRVSNSHCSHQPTGETNPLIGSLLQERQEVIARIAQHLIHCDPATSPVVAGRPFNIHENSSATQKAFRSTYEDENLPRKGKETSPVSIANLDNAIQEDGGEGKTRAIPEMPLLDARVPVNHCGRQSAGESNPLIDSLLQERQEVIARIAQHLIHCDPATSHVTGRPFKVHETSPVTSKIFRSTYEDENLLKKGKEPSSFSFAKSDFSLLEDSSKSKTKTPDTPISPSRFDGELKASLKLQARRKLVLTKPNEAVRNAFHQTSNKTSHAFTNIHTSSSSCIKENKSELPDKLETIHSGYAQKDQITNRIKQYSNFSSIDEQICTNKLKERTVVSENNGTDSFNNLQIEKCRILEGTKKATVMQVSDSLHKNELKCLDKDSKKPNIYEQNTQLISIENYLNKDHDSFKNKTKQDKTKTAHDENEDPIGLDFQSTSQKKPTEDGVVKCERLKNPDVQKAPSLKHTNIWRKHNFRSLDGTSTKAFHPRTGLPLLSSPVPQRKTQSGCFDLDSSLLQLKCLSARSPQQCINRDSDPESHGKPFLSSSAPPVTSLSLLGNFEESVLNFRLDPLGVVEGFTAEVGASGVFCPTHMTLPVEVSFYSVSDDNAPSPYMGVITLESLGKRGYRVPPSGTIQVTLFNPNKTVVKMFVVIYDLREMPANHQTFLRQRTFSVPVRREIKRTVNKENSQQTEERLLRYLIHLRFQSSKSGKIYLHRDVRLLFSRKSMEVDSGAAYELKSYTESPTNPQFSPRC is encoded by the exons ATACTTTGGATGAATACTTTGAGTATGAAGCTGAGGAGTTCCTGGTctccttggccttgttgatcacCGAAGGTCGAACGCCCGAGTATTCGATCAAGGGCAGAACAGAGGGCTTTCATTGCCCACCGGCACAATCAAGTCAGCCACCAACAACTAAGCATGAATGCAGCGACAAACTGGCTCAG tGTCGTCAAGCCAGGCGAACCAGATCTGAGGTTATGCTACTGTGGAAGAACAATATTCCAATCATGGTAGAAGTGATGCTACTTCCAGACTGTTGCTATAGCGATGAAGGGCCCACGACCGAGGGGAATGATTTAAATGATCCTGCAATCAAACAAGACGCATTGCTATTAGAAAGGTGGATTTTGGAGCCAGTTCCTCGACA GAGCGGAGATCGATTTATTGAAGAGAAGACCCTTTTATTGGCTGTTcgctcttttgttttcttctctcagctAAGCGCGTGGCTGAGTGTTTCACATGGTGCTGTTCCCCGAAACATTCTATACAG GGTGAGCGCTGCAGATGTGGACTTGCAATGGACGTTCTCCCAGACACCAACTGAGCATGTCTTTCCTGTTCCTAATGTTTCTCACAATGTGGCCTTGAGAGTCAGTGTCCAGTCCTTGCCCAGACAATCGAACTACCCAGTTTTGACCTGTAGTATTCACACCAACCTTAGCTTTTACGAAAAGCGAATGCAAGAGCGTAAGTTACATCAGCATAACGATTCCAgtgcagcgcagcaatgcagtaCGTCCAGTCCGCAGCGCTTCTGTGGGAAACAGACTTGGACAATGACACCTGAAGGCCTACTTAATGGAAAAAAGACGCCTGAATTTACTACATCTATCAGAAATTTAAAACTTTATCCATCTACCGGACTTGGATCTGACTTTGGGGCATCGCAGTCTAAAGTTCAGTGCTATAATGCTACAGCAGACAATAAGACACAATCTCATGAAACACCTGTCAGAACTTTTAAATCCTTTTCTCTAGTTGATTCCCGTGTTTCAAATAGTCATTGCTCTCATCAGCCCACAGGAGAAACCAATCCTTTAATAGGCTCTTTGCTTCAAGAGCGACAAGAAGTCATTGCAAGGATTGCTCAGCACTTGATTCACTGTGATCCAGCTACTTCACCAGTTGTAGCTGGACGTCCATTCAACATACATGAAAACAGCTCAGCTACACAGAAAGCTTTTCGGAGTACTTACGAAGACGAAAACTTgccaaggaaaggcaaggaaaccTCCCCTGTTTCTATTGCCAACTTAGACAATGCAATACAAGAAGATGGTGGTGAAGGCAAAACTAGAGCAATACCAGAGATGCCACTGCTCGATGCCCGTGTTCCAGTGAACCACTGTGGCCGTCAGTCGGCAGGAGAGAGTAATCCCCTGATCGATTCTCTGCTCCAGGAGCGGCAGGAGGTGATAGCAAGGATTGCCCAGCACTTGATTCATTGTGATCCAGCTACTTCTCATGTTACTGGACGTCCATTCAAAGTGCATGAGACTAGCCCAGTTACTTCAAAAATTTTCCGAAGTACATACGAAGATGAAAATTTGCTGAAGAAAGGCAAGGAACCGTcgtctttttcttttgctaaatcCGATTTTTCTTTGTTAGAAGACAGCAGTAAATCAAAGACGAAGACACCTGATACTCCTATCAGCCCTTCAAGATTCGATGGAGAATTGAAGGCTTCTCTGAAACTCCAAGCAAGAAGAAAATTGGTTTTAACAAAACCCAATGAAGCTGTCCGAAATGCATTTCATCAGACTTCAAATAAAACTTCTCATGCATTTACTAACATTCACACGTCATCATCATCgtgtattaaagaaaataaatctgaattgcCAGATAAATTGGAAACCATACATTCTGGTTATGCACAGAAAGACCAGATAACCAATAGAATTAAACAGTATTCAAATTTCAGCAGCATTGATGAACAGATTTGCACAAATAAACTTAAAGAAAGAACAGTTGTTAGCGAGAACAACGGCACGGACAGTTTTAACAATTTACAGATAGAAAAATGCAGAATACTTGAAGGTACAAAAAAAGCAACTGTGATGCAGGTATCTGACTCTTTGCACAAAAATGAGCTCAAGTGTTTAGATAAAGactcaaaaaaaccaaatatttatgAGCAAAATACTCAGCTTATTAgtattgaaaattatttaaataaagaccATGacagtttcaaaaacaaaaccaaacaagataAAACGAAAACTGCACATGATGAGAATGAAGACCCAATAGGCCTTGATTTCCAAAGCACTTCTCAGAAGAAACCTACAGAAGATGGCGTGGTTAAGTGTGAGCGGCTGAAGAACCCAGATGTGCAG AAGGCACCGTCTCTAAAACACACAAATATATGGCGGAAACATAATTTTCGATCCTTGGATGGAACTTCAACCAAGGCTTTTCATCCCAGAACTGGATTGCCTCTGCTTTCAAGTCCC GTTCCtcaaagaaaaacacagtctGGGTGCTTTGATCTGGATTCATCACTGCTGCAGCTGAAATGTCTGTCTGCAAGAAG cccaCAACAGTGTATAAACAGAGACAGTGATCCGGAGAGCCATGGGAAACCTTTTCTAAGTTCTAGTGCTCCACCAGTAACGAGTCTTAGCCTTCTGGGAAACTTCGAG GAGTCTGTCCTGAATTTTCGCTTAGACCCGCTCGGCGTCGTGGAGGGTTTCACAGCAGAAGTGGGAGCAAGCGGAGTCTTTTGTCCCACGCACATGACTCTGCCAGTTGAAGTGTCATTCTACAGCGTTTCCGATGATAACGCGCCCTCTCCTTACATG ggtgTAATTACTTTAGAGTCCCTTGGTAAAAGGGGTTATCGGGTACCGCCTTCAGGAACAATACAAGTG ACCTTATTTAACCCTAACAAAACTGTGGTGAAGATGTTTGTGGTGATCTATGATTTGAGAGAAATGCCAGCTAATCATCAAACATTCCTACGGCAAAGAactttttctgttcctgtgaGACGAGAAATCAAGAGAACTGTCAATAAAGAAAATAGTCAACAGACTGAAGAAAGGCTACTACGCTACCTCATACATCTGAG GTTCCAGAGTTCTAAATCTGGAAAGATCTACCTCCACAGAGATGTAAGGCTCCTATTCTCTCGGAAATCCATGGAAGTTGACAGCGGCGCTGCATATGAACTCAAATCTTACACTGAATCTCCAACAAATCCTCAGTTTTCACCAAGATGCTAG
- the ATOSA gene encoding atos homolog protein A isoform X3, with amino-acid sequence MLLWKNNIPIMVEVMLLPDCCYSDEGPTTEGNDLNDPAIKQDALLLERWILEPVPRQSGDRFIEEKTLLLAVRSFVFFSQLSAWLSVSHGAVPRNILYRVSAADVDLQWTFSQTPTEHVFPVPNVSHNVALRVSVQSLPRQSNYPVLTCSIHTNLSFYEKRMQERKLHQHNDSSAAQQCSTSSPQRFCGKQTWTMTPEGLLNGKKTPEFTTSIRNLKLYPSTGLGSDFGASQSKVQCYNATADNKTQSHETPVRTFKSFSLVDSRVSNSHCSHQPTGETNPLIGSLLQERQEVIARIAQHLIHCDPATSPVVAGRPFNIHENSSATQKAFRSTYEDENLPRKGKETSPVSIANLDNAIQEDGGEGKTRAIPEMPLLDARVPVNHCGRQSAGESNPLIDSLLQERQEVIARIAQHLIHCDPATSHVTGRPFKVHETSPVTSKIFRSTYEDENLLKKGKEPSSFSFAKSDFSLLEDSSKSKTKTPDTPISPSRFDGELKASLKLQARRKLVLTKPNEAVRNAFHQTSNKTSHAFTNIHTSSSSCIKENKSELPDKLETIHSGYAQKDQITNRIKQYSNFSSIDEQICTNKLKERTVVSENNGTDSFNNLQIEKCRILEGTKKATVMQVSDSLHKNELKCLDKDSKKPNIYEQNTQLISIENYLNKDHDSFKNKTKQDKTKTAHDENEDPIGLDFQSTSQKKPTEDGVVKCERLKNPDVQKAPSLKHTNIWRKHNFRSLDGTSTKAFHPRTGLPLLSSPVPQRKTQSGCFDLDSSLLQLKCLSARSPQQCINRDSDPESHGKPFLSSSAPPVTSLSLLGNFEESVLNFRLDPLGVVEGFTAEVGASGVFCPTHMTLPVEVSFYSVSDDNAPSPYMGVITLESLGKRGYRVPPSGTIQVTLFNPNKTVVKMFVVIYDLREMPANHQTFLRQRTFSVPVRREIKRTVNKENSQQTEERLLRYLIHLRFQSSKSGKIYLHRDVRLLFSRKSMEVDSGAAYELKSYTESPTNPQFSPRC; translated from the exons ATGCTACTGTGGAAGAACAATATTCCAATCATGGTAGAAGTGATGCTACTTCCAGACTGTTGCTATAGCGATGAAGGGCCCACGACCGAGGGGAATGATTTAAATGATCCTGCAATCAAACAAGACGCATTGCTATTAGAAAGGTGGATTTTGGAGCCAGTTCCTCGACA GAGCGGAGATCGATTTATTGAAGAGAAGACCCTTTTATTGGCTGTTcgctcttttgttttcttctctcagctAAGCGCGTGGCTGAGTGTTTCACATGGTGCTGTTCCCCGAAACATTCTATACAG GGTGAGCGCTGCAGATGTGGACTTGCAATGGACGTTCTCCCAGACACCAACTGAGCATGTCTTTCCTGTTCCTAATGTTTCTCACAATGTGGCCTTGAGAGTCAGTGTCCAGTCCTTGCCCAGACAATCGAACTACCCAGTTTTGACCTGTAGTATTCACACCAACCTTAGCTTTTACGAAAAGCGAATGCAAGAGCGTAAGTTACATCAGCATAACGATTCCAgtgcagcgcagcaatgcagtaCGTCCAGTCCGCAGCGCTTCTGTGGGAAACAGACTTGGACAATGACACCTGAAGGCCTACTTAATGGAAAAAAGACGCCTGAATTTACTACATCTATCAGAAATTTAAAACTTTATCCATCTACCGGACTTGGATCTGACTTTGGGGCATCGCAGTCTAAAGTTCAGTGCTATAATGCTACAGCAGACAATAAGACACAATCTCATGAAACACCTGTCAGAACTTTTAAATCCTTTTCTCTAGTTGATTCCCGTGTTTCAAATAGTCATTGCTCTCATCAGCCCACAGGAGAAACCAATCCTTTAATAGGCTCTTTGCTTCAAGAGCGACAAGAAGTCATTGCAAGGATTGCTCAGCACTTGATTCACTGTGATCCAGCTACTTCACCAGTTGTAGCTGGACGTCCATTCAACATACATGAAAACAGCTCAGCTACACAGAAAGCTTTTCGGAGTACTTACGAAGACGAAAACTTgccaaggaaaggcaaggaaaccTCCCCTGTTTCTATTGCCAACTTAGACAATGCAATACAAGAAGATGGTGGTGAAGGCAAAACTAGAGCAATACCAGAGATGCCACTGCTCGATGCCCGTGTTCCAGTGAACCACTGTGGCCGTCAGTCGGCAGGAGAGAGTAATCCCCTGATCGATTCTCTGCTCCAGGAGCGGCAGGAGGTGATAGCAAGGATTGCCCAGCACTTGATTCATTGTGATCCAGCTACTTCTCATGTTACTGGACGTCCATTCAAAGTGCATGAGACTAGCCCAGTTACTTCAAAAATTTTCCGAAGTACATACGAAGATGAAAATTTGCTGAAGAAAGGCAAGGAACCGTcgtctttttcttttgctaaatcCGATTTTTCTTTGTTAGAAGACAGCAGTAAATCAAAGACGAAGACACCTGATACTCCTATCAGCCCTTCAAGATTCGATGGAGAATTGAAGGCTTCTCTGAAACTCCAAGCAAGAAGAAAATTGGTTTTAACAAAACCCAATGAAGCTGTCCGAAATGCATTTCATCAGACTTCAAATAAAACTTCTCATGCATTTACTAACATTCACACGTCATCATCATCgtgtattaaagaaaataaatctgaattgcCAGATAAATTGGAAACCATACATTCTGGTTATGCACAGAAAGACCAGATAACCAATAGAATTAAACAGTATTCAAATTTCAGCAGCATTGATGAACAGATTTGCACAAATAAACTTAAAGAAAGAACAGTTGTTAGCGAGAACAACGGCACGGACAGTTTTAACAATTTACAGATAGAAAAATGCAGAATACTTGAAGGTACAAAAAAAGCAACTGTGATGCAGGTATCTGACTCTTTGCACAAAAATGAGCTCAAGTGTTTAGATAAAGactcaaaaaaaccaaatatttatgAGCAAAATACTCAGCTTATTAgtattgaaaattatttaaataaagaccATGacagtttcaaaaacaaaaccaaacaagataAAACGAAAACTGCACATGATGAGAATGAAGACCCAATAGGCCTTGATTTCCAAAGCACTTCTCAGAAGAAACCTACAGAAGATGGCGTGGTTAAGTGTGAGCGGCTGAAGAACCCAGATGTGCAG AAGGCACCGTCTCTAAAACACACAAATATATGGCGGAAACATAATTTTCGATCCTTGGATGGAACTTCAACCAAGGCTTTTCATCCCAGAACTGGATTGCCTCTGCTTTCAAGTCCC GTTCCtcaaagaaaaacacagtctGGGTGCTTTGATCTGGATTCATCACTGCTGCAGCTGAAATGTCTGTCTGCAAGAAG cccaCAACAGTGTATAAACAGAGACAGTGATCCGGAGAGCCATGGGAAACCTTTTCTAAGTTCTAGTGCTCCACCAGTAACGAGTCTTAGCCTTCTGGGAAACTTCGAG GAGTCTGTCCTGAATTTTCGCTTAGACCCGCTCGGCGTCGTGGAGGGTTTCACAGCAGAAGTGGGAGCAAGCGGAGTCTTTTGTCCCACGCACATGACTCTGCCAGTTGAAGTGTCATTCTACAGCGTTTCCGATGATAACGCGCCCTCTCCTTACATG ggtgTAATTACTTTAGAGTCCCTTGGTAAAAGGGGTTATCGGGTACCGCCTTCAGGAACAATACAAGTG ACCTTATTTAACCCTAACAAAACTGTGGTGAAGATGTTTGTGGTGATCTATGATTTGAGAGAAATGCCAGCTAATCATCAAACATTCCTACGGCAAAGAactttttctgttcctgtgaGACGAGAAATCAAGAGAACTGTCAATAAAGAAAATAGTCAACAGACTGAAGAAAGGCTACTACGCTACCTCATACATCTGAG GTTCCAGAGTTCTAAATCTGGAAAGATCTACCTCCACAGAGATGTAAGGCTCCTATTCTCTCGGAAATCCATGGAAGTTGACAGCGGCGCTGCATATGAACTCAAATCTTACACTGAATCTCCAACAAATCCTCAGTTTTCACCAAGATGCTAG
- the ARPP19 gene encoding cAMP-regulated phosphoprotein 19 — MSAESPEPASAEEQKEMEDKVISPEKVEEAKLKARYPHLGQKPGGSDFLRKRLQKGQKYFDSGDYNMAKAKMKNKQLPTAAPDKTEVTGDHIPTPQDLPQRKPSLVASKLAG; from the exons ATGTCTGCCGAGAGTCCCGAGCCCGCCTCGGCCGAGGAGCAGAAG GAAATGGAGGATAAGGTGATCAGCCCAGAAAAAGTTGAAGAAGCAAAATTGAAAGCAAGATATCCTCATCTGGGCCAGAAGCCAGGAGGCTCGGACTTCTTGAGGAAGAGGCTTCAAAAAGGA CAAAAATACTTTGATTCTGGCGATTACAACATGGCTAAAGCAAAGATGAAGAATAAGCAACTGCCTACTGCAGCTCCTGACAAGACAGAAGTCACTGGTGACCATATTCCTACTCCACAGGATCTTCCACAGCGGAAACCATCTCTTGTTGCTAGCAAGCTGGCTGGCTGA